A region from the Serinibacter arcticus genome encodes:
- the trpS gene encoding tryptophan--tRNA ligase encodes MTARPTRPRVFSAMQPTADSLHLGNYLGALRQWVALQDDYEAIYSVVDLHALTVSPDPADLRRRSRQTAAQYLAAGVDPARSLLFLQSHVPEHAQLAWVLSCLTGFGEASRMTQFKDKSSRQGAEGTTVGLFTYPVLMAADILLYDTDLVPVGEDQRQHIELARDLAQRINARHGDVVRVPEASIVKATAKIYDLAEPTAKMSKSGHVNGLLEVMDDPKVLSKRIRSAVTDADTVIRFDREAKPGVSNLLTIHSALSGTSVDDLVAEFEGKMYGHLKVAVAEVVVGEFAPIRERVGELMADPAELDEILADGAAKARTIARETLARVYDAVGLVPAAPLPVAATPAR; translated from the coding sequence ATGACCGCCCGCCCCACGCGTCCTCGCGTCTTCTCGGCCATGCAGCCCACGGCCGACTCCCTGCACCTCGGCAACTACCTCGGCGCGCTCCGCCAGTGGGTCGCGCTGCAGGACGACTACGAGGCGATCTACTCGGTCGTCGACCTCCACGCGCTGACGGTCTCGCCCGACCCCGCGGACCTGCGGCGTCGCAGCCGCCAGACCGCGGCGCAGTACCTGGCGGCCGGCGTCGACCCGGCGCGCTCGCTCCTGTTCCTGCAGTCGCACGTGCCCGAGCACGCGCAGCTCGCATGGGTCCTCTCGTGCCTCACGGGCTTCGGCGAGGCCTCCCGCATGACCCAGTTCAAGGACAAGTCCTCCCGCCAGGGCGCCGAGGGCACGACCGTCGGCCTCTTCACGTACCCCGTGCTGATGGCGGCCGACATCCTGCTCTACGACACCGATCTGGTTCCGGTCGGCGAGGACCAGCGCCAGCACATCGAGCTCGCGCGCGACCTCGCCCAGCGGATCAACGCGCGGCACGGCGACGTCGTGCGGGTCCCCGAGGCGAGCATCGTCAAGGCGACGGCGAAGATCTACGACCTCGCCGAGCCGACCGCGAAGATGAGCAAGTCGGGCCACGTGAACGGCCTGCTCGAGGTCATGGACGACCCCAAGGTGCTCAGCAAGCGGATCAGGTCCGCGGTCACCGACGCCGACACCGTGATCCGGTTCGACCGCGAGGCCAAGCCGGGCGTCTCCAACCTCCTGACCATCCACTCGGCGCTCTCGGGCACGAGCGTGGACGATCTCGTGGCGGAGTTCGAGGGCAAGATGTACGGCCACCTCAAGGTCGCCGTCGCCGAGGTCGTCGTGGGGGAGTTCGCTCCGATCCGCGAGCGTGTGGGCGAGCTCATGGCGGATCCGGCGGAGCTCGACGAGATCCTCGCCGACGGCGCCGCGAAGGCCCGCACGATCGCGCGCGAGACGCTCGCGCGGGTGTACGACGCCGTCGGGCTCGTGCCGGCGGCACCCCTCCCCGTCGCGGCCACCCCCGCACGATGA
- a CDS encoding DeoR/GlpR family DNA-binding transcription regulator yields MDSPLLADQRRSAIRDEVVRTGAARVTDLVAMLGVSEMTVRRDITALAEQGLVTRVHGGAVAPEGSAAEPAFTEKALRAGAQKTAIADAVAALVTPGTSLGLTAGTTTAAVASALTRLPHLSSLSVLTNSPPAAEILFAHPQRPAVVVTGGEPTPSAALVGPVAASVVTTFHLDLLVLGVSGMDPDAGLTSPTLAEAETLEAFLRAARRVVVAADSSKWGTAALRTIARWDVVDVLVTDDGLPPEALEHLRDVVDVVLATTPEGSR; encoded by the coding sequence ATGGACTCGCCCCTGCTCGCCGATCAGCGGCGCTCCGCCATCCGTGACGAGGTCGTCCGGACCGGTGCCGCCCGCGTGACCGACCTCGTCGCGATGCTCGGCGTCTCGGAGATGACGGTGCGCCGCGACATCACGGCCCTCGCCGAGCAGGGCCTCGTCACCCGGGTGCACGGCGGCGCCGTCGCCCCCGAGGGCAGCGCCGCGGAACCCGCCTTCACGGAGAAGGCGCTGCGGGCCGGCGCCCAGAAAACGGCGATCGCCGACGCCGTCGCCGCGCTGGTCACGCCCGGCACGTCCCTCGGCCTGACGGCGGGGACGACGACGGCCGCCGTCGCCTCCGCCCTCACCCGCCTGCCCCACCTGAGCAGCCTCAGCGTGCTGACCAACTCACCGCCGGCGGCGGAGATCCTGTTCGCCCACCCGCAGCGCCCCGCCGTCGTCGTCACCGGCGGCGAGCCGACGCCGTCGGCCGCCCTCGTCGGCCCCGTCGCTGCCTCGGTGGTCACCACGTTCCACCTCGACCTGCTGGTGCTCGGCGTCAGCGGGATGGATCCCGACGCCGGGTTGACCTCCCCGACGCTGGCCGAGGCGGAGACGCTCGAGGCGTTCCTGCGCGCGGCGCGCCGCGTCGTGGTCGCCGCCGACTCCAGCAAGTGGGGCACGGCCGCCCTGCGCACCATCGCCCGGTGGGACGTCGTCGACGTCCTCGTCACCGACGACGGCCTCCCGCCCGAGGCCCTCGAGCACCTGAGGGACGTCGTCGACGTCGTCCTCGCCACCACCCCGGAAGGATCGCGATGA
- the galK gene encoding galactokinase: MTTPAPQWLPAWETTDSLARVATLFERTFGASTDGTFSAPGRVNLIGEHTDYNGGLALPIALEHRTYVAVRLREDSLVRLVSAQGEGVWEADLDAVAPGAVSGWGSYLVGVAWALRQDGFTVPGFEAAVDSCVPFGAGLSSSAALEASLAVGLDTLLGLGLGGDDDGRSRLAAACVRAENEIAGAATGGMDQAASLRAQDGHALALDCLDGSVRHEPFAPVDRELLVIDTRAPHSLNDGQYASRRATCDAAAAVLGVPTLRHWLDAATDAAAAVASADALLDDDVARRRVRHVLTEIDRTRQAHDALRAGDWDAFGALMDASHASLRDDYEVTVPELDVAVEAARAAGAVGARMTGGGFGGSAIALVPAGTSHEVAHAVAQAFAEHGFTSPAFLTSRAAGPAA, translated from the coding sequence ATGACCACCCCCGCCCCCCAGTGGCTGCCCGCCTGGGAGACCACCGACAGCCTCGCCCGCGTCGCCACGCTGTTCGAGCGCACCTTCGGCGCGAGCACCGACGGCACGTTCTCGGCCCCGGGGCGCGTCAACCTCATCGGGGAGCACACGGACTACAACGGCGGCCTCGCGCTGCCCATCGCGCTCGAGCACCGCACGTACGTGGCGGTCCGGCTGCGCGAGGACTCGCTCGTGCGGCTCGTCTCGGCGCAGGGCGAGGGAGTCTGGGAGGCGGACCTCGACGCCGTCGCCCCGGGCGCCGTGTCCGGATGGGGGTCCTACCTCGTGGGCGTCGCGTGGGCGCTGCGCCAGGACGGCTTCACCGTCCCCGGCTTCGAGGCGGCCGTGGACTCGTGCGTGCCGTTCGGGGCCGGTCTGTCCTCCTCGGCCGCGCTCGAGGCCTCGCTCGCCGTCGGGCTCGACACCCTGCTCGGCCTCGGCCTCGGCGGTGACGACGACGGCCGCTCCCGGCTCGCCGCCGCGTGCGTGCGCGCGGAGAACGAGATCGCCGGAGCCGCGACCGGCGGGATGGACCAGGCCGCGTCGCTGCGCGCCCAGGACGGCCACGCCCTCGCGCTGGACTGCCTCGACGGATCCGTGCGGCACGAGCCGTTCGCCCCGGTGGACCGCGAGCTGCTCGTCATCGACACCCGGGCCCCGCACAGCCTGAACGACGGTCAGTACGCCTCCCGCCGCGCGACGTGCGACGCCGCCGCTGCCGTCCTCGGCGTCCCGACGCTCCGCCACTGGCTCGACGCGGCGACGGACGCGGCGGCCGCCGTCGCGAGCGCCGACGCGCTGCTGGACGACGACGTCGCCCGCCGACGCGTGCGTCACGTCCTCACCGAGATCGACCGCACCCGGCAGGCGCACGACGCGCTGCGCGCCGGCGACTGGGACGCGTTCGGCGCGCTCATGGACGCCTCGCACGCCTCGCTGCGGGACGACTACGAGGTCACCGTGCCGGAGCTCGACGTCGCGGTGGAGGCAGCGCGGGCGGCCGGCGCGGTCGGCGCCCGGATGACCGGTGGCGGCTTCGGCGGCTCGGCCATCGCCCTCGTCCCCGCCGGTACGAGCCACGAGGTGGCCCACGCGGTCGCGCAGGCCTTCGCCGAGCACGGGTTCACGAGCCCCGCGTTCCTGACCTCGCGGGCGGCCGGGCCCGCCGCCTGA